The Ananas comosus cultivar F153 linkage group 7, ASM154086v1, whole genome shotgun sequence genome has a window encoding:
- the LOC109712465 gene encoding protein misato homolog 1 isoform X1: MREIVTIQVGDYANYIGSHFWNFQDELLGLAEDPGADPVFKNGLLDMDVFYRAGETQQGIFTYCPRMISIGSRGSLGSLSTSGTLYGNIPSADSMAIATWTGNAARSVAEPYKKNLFLQSLSEEDHDDSGIPASDSKEGDSSHRRERDKDRIECLENGVNSWTDYSKVQYHPKTLYELKGSWADVNKFDDYGIGRDVIAEGSHAEEMNERLRFFIEECDHIQGIQFIVDDSGGFSSVAVEYLENIADEYANTPVLLYNVRDPVSHALPINQRGLITRALHDAVSFSKLASFSKLMVPVGLPSLRSNLSPLLHVKDEKLFYSSAIYAAAIHSISVPFRLEPLRPSTNSTYASGALEIGEIVHLLAGQARQNPVTILDLAMPAPSFTEENNRGAILKYLNPLTPEIGEDDEDPYAVESVTVHGALHSGCNRALISQVKNSICAEYEGRSIKLKFLHLSMFLCPLPIPLPFPSIFTSRVGRHGELLEHEFEGGEPKGSLDVESVPIAARLRSSKAILPFIETRYMNLHKYGLARGSRGDELLRDWGFGREEVEDMGENMSRMLLALDPLSEEASSDSD, translated from the exons GACGAGTTGCTTGGATTGGCTGAAGATCCCGGTGCTGATCCAGTTTTCAAGAATGGATTGTTGGATATGGACGTTTTCTATCGGGCCGGTGAAACACAGCAG GGTATCTTTACATACTGCCCTCGTATGATATCTATTGGCTCTCGAG GATCACTTGGTTCTCTTAGTACGTCTGGTACTTTGTATGGCAACATTCCTTCAGCTGATTCGATGGCCATTGCTACATG GACCGGGAATGCTGCAAGATCAGTCGCAGAACCTTATAAGAAAAATCTGTTTCTCCAAAGTTTATCTGAAGAAGACCACGATGATTCAGGTATACCagcaagtgatagtaaagaagGGGACTCTTCACAcagaagagaaagagataagGATCGTATTGAGTGCCTAGAAAATGGTGTTAATTCTTGGACTGATTATTCCAAAGTTCAGTATCATCCTAAGACCTTATATGAATTGAAAGGATCATGGGCAGATGTTAATAAGTTTGACGACTATGGAATTGGAAGGGATGTTATTGCAGAAGGGTCTCATGCAGAAGAGATGAATGAGAGGCTGCGGTTTTTCATTGAAGAATGCGACCATATTCAG GGTATCCAGTTCATTGTTGATGATTCAGGAGGCTTTTCCAGTGTTGCTGTTGAATATCTAGAGAACATTGCTGATGAGTACGCCAATACACCTGTGTTGCTTTATAATGTGAGAGATCCAGTTTCCCATGCATTGCCCATAAACCAAAGGGGTTTAATTACAAGAGCTCTTCATGATGCTGTCTCGTTTTCAAAGCTTGCCTCCTTTTCCAAGTTGATGGTACCAGTTGGATTACCTTCTTTGAGAA GCAACCTGTCTCCTTTACTCCATGTGAAAGACGAAAAGCTTTTCTACTCTAGTGCAATCTATGCTGCTGCAATACACTCAATAAGTGTTCCATTTCGATTGGAGCCACTTAGGCCAAGTACAAACTCAACGTATGCTTCTGGTGCTCTCGAGATTGGTGAAATTGTCCATTTATTAGCTGGTCAAGCTAGGCAAAACCCTGTGACTATTTTGGATTTAGCGATGCCTGCTCCATCTTTTACAG aAGAAAACAACCGGGGAGCTATATTGAAGTATTTGAACCCTTTGACCCCTGAAATTGGAGAGGATGATGAAGATCCGTATGCAGTTGAATCTGTAACGGTTCATGGAGCCCTTCATTCAG GTTGTAATCGGGCTTTGATTTCTCAAGTGAAGAACTCCATATGTGCTGAATATGAAGGCCGATCTATAAAACTCAAATTCTTACATCTTTCCATGTTCCTCTGCCCGCTCCCTATCCCTCTACCATTTCCGTCCATCTTTACGAGCCGTGTAGGCCGACATGGTGAGCTTTTGGAGCATGAGTTTGAAGGGGGAGAGCCAAAGGGATCACTTGATGTTGAGTCTGTACCAATAGCTGCTCGGCTTCGATCAAGTAAGGCAATTTTGCCTTTCATAGAAACACGGTATATGAATCTCCACAAATATGGATTGGCAAGAGGTTCACGAGGTGACGAGTTGCTTCGAGACTGGGGATTTGGGAGAGAGGAAGTAGAAGACATGGGAGAGAATATGTCCAGAATGTTGTTGGCGTTAGATCCTCTTTCGGAGGAGGCATCATCTGACTCAGATTAG
- the LOC109712465 gene encoding protein misato homolog 1 isoform X2, protein MREIVTIQVGDYANYIGSHFWNFQDELLGLAEDPGADPVFKNGLLDMDVFYRAGETQQGIFTYCPRMISIGSRGSLGSLSTSGTLYGNIPSADSMAIATWTGNAARSVAEPYKKNLFLQSLSEEDHDDSGIPASDSKEGDSSHRRERDKDRIECLENGVNSWTDYSKVQYHPKTLYELKGSWADVNKFDDYGIGRDVIAEGSHAEEMNERLRFFIEECDHIQGIQFIVDDSGGFSSVAVEYLENIADEYANTPVLLYNVRDPVSHALPINQRGLITRALHDAVSFSKLASFSKLMVPVGLPSLRSNLSPLLHVKDEKLFYSSAIYAAAIHSISVPFRLEPLRPSTNSTYASGALEIGEIVHLLAGQARQNPVTILDLAMPAPSFTENNRGAILKYLNPLTPEIGEDDEDPYAVESVTVHGALHSGCNRALISQVKNSICAEYEGRSIKLKFLHLSMFLCPLPIPLPFPSIFTSRVGRHGELLEHEFEGGEPKGSLDVESVPIAARLRSSKAILPFIETRYMNLHKYGLARGSRGDELLRDWGFGREEVEDMGENMSRMLLALDPLSEEASSDSD, encoded by the exons GACGAGTTGCTTGGATTGGCTGAAGATCCCGGTGCTGATCCAGTTTTCAAGAATGGATTGTTGGATATGGACGTTTTCTATCGGGCCGGTGAAACACAGCAG GGTATCTTTACATACTGCCCTCGTATGATATCTATTGGCTCTCGAG GATCACTTGGTTCTCTTAGTACGTCTGGTACTTTGTATGGCAACATTCCTTCAGCTGATTCGATGGCCATTGCTACATG GACCGGGAATGCTGCAAGATCAGTCGCAGAACCTTATAAGAAAAATCTGTTTCTCCAAAGTTTATCTGAAGAAGACCACGATGATTCAGGTATACCagcaagtgatagtaaagaagGGGACTCTTCACAcagaagagaaagagataagGATCGTATTGAGTGCCTAGAAAATGGTGTTAATTCTTGGACTGATTATTCCAAAGTTCAGTATCATCCTAAGACCTTATATGAATTGAAAGGATCATGGGCAGATGTTAATAAGTTTGACGACTATGGAATTGGAAGGGATGTTATTGCAGAAGGGTCTCATGCAGAAGAGATGAATGAGAGGCTGCGGTTTTTCATTGAAGAATGCGACCATATTCAG GGTATCCAGTTCATTGTTGATGATTCAGGAGGCTTTTCCAGTGTTGCTGTTGAATATCTAGAGAACATTGCTGATGAGTACGCCAATACACCTGTGTTGCTTTATAATGTGAGAGATCCAGTTTCCCATGCATTGCCCATAAACCAAAGGGGTTTAATTACAAGAGCTCTTCATGATGCTGTCTCGTTTTCAAAGCTTGCCTCCTTTTCCAAGTTGATGGTACCAGTTGGATTACCTTCTTTGAGAA GCAACCTGTCTCCTTTACTCCATGTGAAAGACGAAAAGCTTTTCTACTCTAGTGCAATCTATGCTGCTGCAATACACTCAATAAGTGTTCCATTTCGATTGGAGCCACTTAGGCCAAGTACAAACTCAACGTATGCTTCTGGTGCTCTCGAGATTGGTGAAATTGTCCATTTATTAGCTGGTCAAGCTAGGCAAAACCCTGTGACTATTTTGGATTTAGCGATGCCTGCTCCATCTTTTACAG AAAACAACCGGGGAGCTATATTGAAGTATTTGAACCCTTTGACCCCTGAAATTGGAGAGGATGATGAAGATCCGTATGCAGTTGAATCTGTAACGGTTCATGGAGCCCTTCATTCAG GTTGTAATCGGGCTTTGATTTCTCAAGTGAAGAACTCCATATGTGCTGAATATGAAGGCCGATCTATAAAACTCAAATTCTTACATCTTTCCATGTTCCTCTGCCCGCTCCCTATCCCTCTACCATTTCCGTCCATCTTTACGAGCCGTGTAGGCCGACATGGTGAGCTTTTGGAGCATGAGTTTGAAGGGGGAGAGCCAAAGGGATCACTTGATGTTGAGTCTGTACCAATAGCTGCTCGGCTTCGATCAAGTAAGGCAATTTTGCCTTTCATAGAAACACGGTATATGAATCTCCACAAATATGGATTGGCAAGAGGTTCACGAGGTGACGAGTTGCTTCGAGACTGGGGATTTGGGAGAGAGGAAGTAGAAGACATGGGAGAGAATATGTCCAGAATGTTGTTGGCGTTAGATCCTCTTTCGGAGGAGGCATCATCTGACTCAGATTAG
- the LOC109712465 gene encoding protein misato homolog 1 isoform X4, with protein MAIATWTGNAARSVAEPYKKNLFLQSLSEEDHDDSGIPASDSKEGDSSHRRERDKDRIECLENGVNSWTDYSKVQYHPKTLYELKGSWADVNKFDDYGIGRDVIAEGSHAEEMNERLRFFIEECDHIQGIQFIVDDSGGFSSVAVEYLENIADEYANTPVLLYNVRDPVSHALPINQRGLITRALHDAVSFSKLASFSKLMVPVGLPSLRSNLSPLLHVKDEKLFYSSAIYAAAIHSISVPFRLEPLRPSTNSTYASGALEIGEIVHLLAGQARQNPVTILDLAMPAPSFTEENNRGAILKYLNPLTPEIGEDDEDPYAVESVTVHGALHSGCNRALISQVKNSICAEYEGRSIKLKFLHLSMFLCPLPIPLPFPSIFTSRVGRHGELLEHEFEGGEPKGSLDVESVPIAARLRSSKAILPFIETRYMNLHKYGLARGSRGDELLRDWGFGREEVEDMGENMSRMLLALDPLSEEASSDSD; from the exons ATGGCCATTGCTACATG GACCGGGAATGCTGCAAGATCAGTCGCAGAACCTTATAAGAAAAATCTGTTTCTCCAAAGTTTATCTGAAGAAGACCACGATGATTCAGGTATACCagcaagtgatagtaaagaagGGGACTCTTCACAcagaagagaaagagataagGATCGTATTGAGTGCCTAGAAAATGGTGTTAATTCTTGGACTGATTATTCCAAAGTTCAGTATCATCCTAAGACCTTATATGAATTGAAAGGATCATGGGCAGATGTTAATAAGTTTGACGACTATGGAATTGGAAGGGATGTTATTGCAGAAGGGTCTCATGCAGAAGAGATGAATGAGAGGCTGCGGTTTTTCATTGAAGAATGCGACCATATTCAG GGTATCCAGTTCATTGTTGATGATTCAGGAGGCTTTTCCAGTGTTGCTGTTGAATATCTAGAGAACATTGCTGATGAGTACGCCAATACACCTGTGTTGCTTTATAATGTGAGAGATCCAGTTTCCCATGCATTGCCCATAAACCAAAGGGGTTTAATTACAAGAGCTCTTCATGATGCTGTCTCGTTTTCAAAGCTTGCCTCCTTTTCCAAGTTGATGGTACCAGTTGGATTACCTTCTTTGAGAA GCAACCTGTCTCCTTTACTCCATGTGAAAGACGAAAAGCTTTTCTACTCTAGTGCAATCTATGCTGCTGCAATACACTCAATAAGTGTTCCATTTCGATTGGAGCCACTTAGGCCAAGTACAAACTCAACGTATGCTTCTGGTGCTCTCGAGATTGGTGAAATTGTCCATTTATTAGCTGGTCAAGCTAGGCAAAACCCTGTGACTATTTTGGATTTAGCGATGCCTGCTCCATCTTTTACAG aAGAAAACAACCGGGGAGCTATATTGAAGTATTTGAACCCTTTGACCCCTGAAATTGGAGAGGATGATGAAGATCCGTATGCAGTTGAATCTGTAACGGTTCATGGAGCCCTTCATTCAG GTTGTAATCGGGCTTTGATTTCTCAAGTGAAGAACTCCATATGTGCTGAATATGAAGGCCGATCTATAAAACTCAAATTCTTACATCTTTCCATGTTCCTCTGCCCGCTCCCTATCCCTCTACCATTTCCGTCCATCTTTACGAGCCGTGTAGGCCGACATGGTGAGCTTTTGGAGCATGAGTTTGAAGGGGGAGAGCCAAAGGGATCACTTGATGTTGAGTCTGTACCAATAGCTGCTCGGCTTCGATCAAGTAAGGCAATTTTGCCTTTCATAGAAACACGGTATATGAATCTCCACAAATATGGATTGGCAAGAGGTTCACGAGGTGACGAGTTGCTTCGAGACTGGGGATTTGGGAGAGAGGAAGTAGAAGACATGGGAGAGAATATGTCCAGAATGTTGTTGGCGTTAGATCCTCTTTCGGAGGAGGCATCATCTGACTCAGATTAG
- the LOC109712465 gene encoding protein misato homolog 1 isoform X3, with product MDVFYRAGETQQGIFTYCPRMISIGSRGSLGSLSTSGTLYGNIPSADSMAIATWTGNAARSVAEPYKKNLFLQSLSEEDHDDSGIPASDSKEGDSSHRRERDKDRIECLENGVNSWTDYSKVQYHPKTLYELKGSWADVNKFDDYGIGRDVIAEGSHAEEMNERLRFFIEECDHIQGIQFIVDDSGGFSSVAVEYLENIADEYANTPVLLYNVRDPVSHALPINQRGLITRALHDAVSFSKLASFSKLMVPVGLPSLRSNLSPLLHVKDEKLFYSSAIYAAAIHSISVPFRLEPLRPSTNSTYASGALEIGEIVHLLAGQARQNPVTILDLAMPAPSFTEENNRGAILKYLNPLTPEIGEDDEDPYAVESVTVHGALHSGCNRALISQVKNSICAEYEGRSIKLKFLHLSMFLCPLPIPLPFPSIFTSRVGRHGELLEHEFEGGEPKGSLDVESVPIAARLRSSKAILPFIETRYMNLHKYGLARGSRGDELLRDWGFGREEVEDMGENMSRMLLALDPLSEEASSDSD from the exons ATGGACGTTTTCTATCGGGCCGGTGAAACACAGCAG GGTATCTTTACATACTGCCCTCGTATGATATCTATTGGCTCTCGAG GATCACTTGGTTCTCTTAGTACGTCTGGTACTTTGTATGGCAACATTCCTTCAGCTGATTCGATGGCCATTGCTACATG GACCGGGAATGCTGCAAGATCAGTCGCAGAACCTTATAAGAAAAATCTGTTTCTCCAAAGTTTATCTGAAGAAGACCACGATGATTCAGGTATACCagcaagtgatagtaaagaagGGGACTCTTCACAcagaagagaaagagataagGATCGTATTGAGTGCCTAGAAAATGGTGTTAATTCTTGGACTGATTATTCCAAAGTTCAGTATCATCCTAAGACCTTATATGAATTGAAAGGATCATGGGCAGATGTTAATAAGTTTGACGACTATGGAATTGGAAGGGATGTTATTGCAGAAGGGTCTCATGCAGAAGAGATGAATGAGAGGCTGCGGTTTTTCATTGAAGAATGCGACCATATTCAG GGTATCCAGTTCATTGTTGATGATTCAGGAGGCTTTTCCAGTGTTGCTGTTGAATATCTAGAGAACATTGCTGATGAGTACGCCAATACACCTGTGTTGCTTTATAATGTGAGAGATCCAGTTTCCCATGCATTGCCCATAAACCAAAGGGGTTTAATTACAAGAGCTCTTCATGATGCTGTCTCGTTTTCAAAGCTTGCCTCCTTTTCCAAGTTGATGGTACCAGTTGGATTACCTTCTTTGAGAA GCAACCTGTCTCCTTTACTCCATGTGAAAGACGAAAAGCTTTTCTACTCTAGTGCAATCTATGCTGCTGCAATACACTCAATAAGTGTTCCATTTCGATTGGAGCCACTTAGGCCAAGTACAAACTCAACGTATGCTTCTGGTGCTCTCGAGATTGGTGAAATTGTCCATTTATTAGCTGGTCAAGCTAGGCAAAACCCTGTGACTATTTTGGATTTAGCGATGCCTGCTCCATCTTTTACAG aAGAAAACAACCGGGGAGCTATATTGAAGTATTTGAACCCTTTGACCCCTGAAATTGGAGAGGATGATGAAGATCCGTATGCAGTTGAATCTGTAACGGTTCATGGAGCCCTTCATTCAG GTTGTAATCGGGCTTTGATTTCTCAAGTGAAGAACTCCATATGTGCTGAATATGAAGGCCGATCTATAAAACTCAAATTCTTACATCTTTCCATGTTCCTCTGCCCGCTCCCTATCCCTCTACCATTTCCGTCCATCTTTACGAGCCGTGTAGGCCGACATGGTGAGCTTTTGGAGCATGAGTTTGAAGGGGGAGAGCCAAAGGGATCACTTGATGTTGAGTCTGTACCAATAGCTGCTCGGCTTCGATCAAGTAAGGCAATTTTGCCTTTCATAGAAACACGGTATATGAATCTCCACAAATATGGATTGGCAAGAGGTTCACGAGGTGACGAGTTGCTTCGAGACTGGGGATTTGGGAGAGAGGAAGTAGAAGACATGGGAGAGAATATGTCCAGAATGTTGTTGGCGTTAGATCCTCTTTCGGAGGAGGCATCATCTGACTCAGATTAG